Proteins found in one uncultured Desulfuromonas sp. genomic segment:
- a CDS encoding glucose-6-phosphate isomerase: MTKTTNNLDRCEAFARLTAVQPVADLATLLTPQRVATAQVAMDDDMWFNYAAKAVDEPILQALQQLADEQQVVSQYRQLLDGAVMNGSEQRMVLHHLTRGQLGADVVHNGTSLREFYQQQLDRIAAFCTQVHNGEVRGSSGERFSRVCQIGIGGSDLGPRAMYLALAHGQRSREPLNLEASFISNVDPDDAGQVLAELPLSQTLFILVSKSGTTQETLTNESLVREALRGQGLDPACHMVAVTSETSPLAQSNGFLTSFYMDDFVGGRFSSTSAVGAAVLMLAFGEAVVKEFLAGAHQQDRLALNEKIDENPALLDALIGVYERNVLGYPATAVLPYSQALSRFPAHLQQLDMESNGKSVNRQGQAVRYATGPVVFGEPGTNGQHSFYQLLHQGTDRVPLQFIGFLHEQGGPDRVIQGSTSQQKLNANLMAQIVAFAKGRRHEDANKVFIGQRPSSLIYAAQLTPRVLGSLLAHFENKVMFQGFLWNINSFDQEGVQLGKLLTQQVLGGRVEDDALEAYCRLFQS; encoded by the coding sequence ATGACAAAGACGACAAATAATCTCGACCGTTGTGAAGCTTTTGCCCGATTGACCGCCGTGCAGCCGGTTGCTGATCTCGCCACCCTGCTGACCCCCCAACGGGTGGCTACCGCGCAAGTCGCCATGGACGATGACATGTGGTTCAACTATGCGGCAAAAGCGGTGGATGAACCGATTCTGCAAGCGCTCCAGCAGTTAGCGGATGAGCAGCAGGTGGTCAGCCAGTATCGGCAGTTGTTGGACGGCGCGGTGATGAACGGCAGTGAGCAGCGCATGGTGCTGCATCATCTCACCCGTGGCCAACTGGGCGCCGATGTCGTTCATAACGGGACGTCCTTGCGAGAATTCTATCAGCAACAACTTGATCGGATCGCGGCGTTTTGCACCCAGGTGCATAACGGTGAGGTGCGTGGCAGCAGTGGAGAGCGGTTTTCCCGGGTCTGTCAGATCGGTATTGGTGGCTCAGACCTTGGCCCGCGCGCCATGTACCTGGCTCTGGCCCATGGCCAGCGCAGTCGGGAACCGTTGAACTTAGAGGCCTCGTTTATCTCCAATGTTGATCCTGACGACGCCGGTCAGGTCCTGGCAGAACTGCCGTTGTCTCAAACCTTGTTTATTCTTGTGTCCAAGTCCGGCACCACTCAGGAAACGCTGACCAACGAATCTCTGGTCCGCGAAGCCTTGCGCGGCCAGGGCCTTGATCCGGCCTGCCACATGGTGGCTGTGACCAGCGAAACCAGTCCGCTGGCGCAAAGCAACGGGTTTTTAACCAGTTTTTATATGGATGATTTCGTCGGTGGCCGCTTTTCCTCCACCAGTGCCGTTGGCGCGGCCGTGCTGATGCTGGCCTTTGGTGAAGCTGTGGTCAAAGAATTCCTCGCTGGAGCCCACCAACAGGACCGTCTGGCTCTGAATGAAAAGATTGATGAAAATCCGGCGCTGCTCGATGCCCTGATCGGTGTTTATGAGCGCAATGTGCTCGGCTATCCGGCCACGGCCGTGTTACCGTACAGCCAGGCGCTAAGTCGGTTTCCAGCCCATCTGCAACAGCTCGATATGGAATCCAACGGCAAGTCAGTGAATCGTCAGGGCCAGGCTGTGAGGTATGCCACCGGTCCGGTGGTGTTCGGTGAGCCGGGGACGAACGGCCAACACTCCTTTTATCAACTGTTGCATCAAGGCACGGATCGCGTGCCCTTACAATTTATCGGTTTTCTGCACGAACAGGGCGGTCCGGACCGGGTGATTCAAGGCTCGACCAGCCAGCAGAAACTCAATGCCAATCTGATGGCGCAGATTGTCGCCTTTGCCAAAGGCCGCCGACATGAGGACGCCAACAAAGTGTTTATCGGTCAACGACCTTCAAGCCTGATCTATGCGGCGCAACTGACCCCGCGGGTCTTGGGCAGCCTGCTGGCCCATTTTGAAAACAAAGTGATGTTTCAGGGGTTTTTATGGAACATTAACTCGTTTGATCAGGAGGGGGTGCAATTGGGCAAATTGCTCACTCAACAGGTGCTCGGTGGCCGGGTGGAAGATGATGCTTTGGAGGCCTATTGCCGGTTATTTCAATCCTGA
- a CDS encoding glycoside hydrolase family 57 protein → MSSKTRVVLCWHMHQPHYRDALDGDYRLPWVYLHAIKDYADMVAHLEAFPKARVVVNFAPVLLEQLDDYGRQMRGWIREEIPMQDPLLNLVSGATSIPPEPELRADIITACQRAYAPTMIDRYAPFRELLDIARQQYIGDELDTMRISYLNSQFFADLLVWYHLAWLGKSVKNNDARVAQLMARKNNFTRIDRMLLMEVMAEVVENILPRYQALMEAGQIELSMTPYGHPIVPLLINFDSMKDAQPEAPKPRSNGYPGGLDRCRWHMARGIEVFQEYFGAAPNGVWLSEGAISSAALALLDEYDIAWTASGEGVWRASCEASNVSAAEMEHKKALYRVTEHPPSRCRLFFRDDGLSDLIGFRYKDWRAKDAAADFCHHLETIHGFFADDDKDRVITVILDGENAWEYYPDNAHQFLQALYGRLSEHPILSMATFSEVCESPAAKNSVSLPVLKAGSWVYGSFSTWIGERDKNAAWDLLVEAKQCYDRVAMSGVLPEDKLARATAQLAVCEGSDWFWWFGDQNPSDSVRDFDQLFRRHLVRLYQLLEKIPPQKLKNPLSHGGGAAENAGTMRRNL, encoded by the coding sequence ATGAGCAGTAAAACCCGCGTAGTGCTGTGCTGGCACATGCATCAACCCCATTATCGTGATGCCCTGGATGGCGACTACCGTCTGCCCTGGGTGTATCTCCATGCCATCAAAGATTATGCCGACATGGTGGCTCACCTGGAGGCGTTCCCCAAGGCACGGGTTGTGGTGAACTTTGCTCCGGTACTGCTGGAGCAACTCGATGATTACGGTCGACAAATGCGTGGCTGGATTCGCGAAGAAATTCCCATGCAGGACCCATTGCTCAACTTGGTCTCCGGCGCAACGTCTATTCCGCCGGAGCCCGAGCTACGGGCTGATATCATCACCGCCTGTCAGCGTGCTTATGCGCCGACCATGATCGATCGCTATGCTCCGTTTCGTGAACTGCTCGATATTGCCCGACAGCAATATATCGGCGACGAACTCGACACCATGCGCATCAGCTATCTGAATTCGCAGTTTTTTGCCGACCTGCTGGTCTGGTACCATTTGGCCTGGCTGGGAAAAAGTGTCAAAAACAACGATGCCAGAGTGGCGCAATTGATGGCGCGGAAAAACAATTTTACCCGCATTGATCGCATGCTGTTGATGGAGGTGATGGCCGAGGTGGTGGAGAATATCCTGCCACGTTATCAGGCCTTGATGGAAGCGGGCCAGATCGAGTTGTCCATGACCCCGTACGGTCATCCCATCGTGCCGTTGCTGATCAATTTTGACAGTATGAAAGACGCTCAACCCGAAGCGCCGAAGCCGCGCAGTAACGGTTACCCCGGTGGTCTGGATCGCTGTCGCTGGCATATGGCGCGTGGAATTGAAGTGTTTCAGGAGTATTTTGGAGCAGCGCCCAACGGGGTGTGGTTATCGGAAGGGGCGATAAGCAGTGCGGCGCTGGCATTGCTTGATGAGTACGATATTGCCTGGACGGCTTCCGGCGAAGGGGTGTGGCGGGCCTCCTGCGAGGCGTCCAACGTTTCTGCCGCCGAAATGGAGCACAAAAAGGCGCTTTACCGTGTCACCGAGCATCCCCCGAGTCGGTGCCGACTGTTTTTTCGCGACGACGGTTTGTCCGACTTGATCGGGTTTCGTTACAAAGATTGGAGGGCCAAGGATGCCGCAGCCGATTTTTGTCATCATCTGGAAACGATTCATGGATTTTTTGCCGATGATGACAAGGACCGGGTGATCACAGTGATTCTCGACGGTGAGAATGCCTGGGAGTATTATCCCGACAATGCCCACCAATTCCTTCAGGCGTTGTATGGACGACTCAGCGAACATCCGATTCTGTCCATGGCGACATTCAGCGAGGTCTGCGAGTCACCGGCAGCTAAAAACAGCGTCAGTCTGCCGGTCCTGAAAGCCGGGAGCTGGGTGTATGGCAGCTTCTCCACCTGGATCGGTGAACGGGATAAAAATGCCGCCTGGGATCTGCTGGTTGAAGCCAAGCAGTGTTATGACCGTGTCGCCATGAGTGGTGTCCTTCCCGAGGATAAGCTGGCACGCGCCACCGCGCAGTTGGCTGTGTGTGAAGGCTCTGACTGGTTCTGGTGGTTCGGCGATCAGAACCCTTCTGACAGTGTGCGTGATTTTGACCAGTTGTTCCGGCGTCATCTGGTGCGTCTGTATCAACTGCTGGAAAAAATTCCGCCACAAAAGCTGAAGAATCCGTTATCTCATGGAGGGGGTGCCGCAGAAAATGCCGGTACCATGCGACGTAACCTGTAA
- the glgP gene encoding alpha-glucan family phosphorylase, translating to MEWSRFTEITRIAYFSMEIGLSQEIPTYSGGLGILAGDTIKSAADLNVPLVAVTLASRKGYFEQTIDSHGYQHEQPVSWDIASQMERLPVRVSVPIEGRAVVVQAWLYRTKSPAGGVVPVLFLDTDMEENTPEDRAITDVLYGGDQRYRFKQEIVLGVGGVRLLSAMGFRIFQFHMNEGHAALLTLELLNKTRNLSAATWTETLAMDRESVARRCVFTTHTPVPAGHDRFSYDLVSEVLGDSLLPYEELRELAGHEELNLTTLALNLSRFVNGVAKKHGQVSQAMFPGYEIHAITNGIHPLTWASPYMVALFNDFIQGWAVQPELLVRVDLIPDLQVWEAHQGAKAYLAQYIKEVTGQKLELDVLTIGFARRVATYKRNDLIFHDLERLLALGEGKLQLIFSGKSHPHDEEGKRLIQRIHEMINTLEGRITVIYLPNYNMDVAYRLIPGVDVWLNTPTRPLEASGTSGMKAALNGVPNFSVLDGWWIEGHIEGVTGWSIGAVSTELHANEGSRDEDALDLYNKLEYVIMPLYYQQRQAWIQVMKNAIGKNAYYFNTHVMMRRYVTEAYLQR from the coding sequence ATGGAATGGAGTCGTTTTACCGAGATTACCCGCATCGCCTATTTCTCTATGGAGATCGGATTGTCTCAAGAGATCCCAACCTACAGCGGAGGTCTGGGAATTCTTGCTGGTGATACCATTAAAAGTGCCGCTGATCTCAATGTACCGCTGGTCGCTGTCACTCTGGCCAGCCGCAAAGGCTATTTCGAACAAACCATCGACAGTCACGGCTATCAGCACGAGCAGCCGGTTTCCTGGGATATCGCTTCCCAGATGGAACGGTTGCCGGTGCGGGTTTCCGTACCCATTGAAGGACGCGCCGTGGTGGTACAGGCGTGGCTGTATCGCACCAAGAGTCCCGCGGGCGGAGTCGTGCCGGTGCTGTTTCTCGATACCGACATGGAAGAGAATACTCCCGAAGACCGTGCCATTACCGATGTGCTGTACGGCGGCGACCAGCGTTATCGCTTCAAGCAGGAGATTGTTCTCGGTGTTGGTGGTGTTCGCCTGCTGTCGGCCATGGGCTTCCGGATTTTCCAGTTCCACATGAATGAGGGACACGCTGCTCTGCTGACTCTGGAGTTGCTCAACAAGACGCGTAATCTGTCCGCCGCCACCTGGACCGAAACGTTGGCGATGGATCGTGAATCCGTAGCACGGCGCTGTGTGTTTACCACCCATACCCCGGTGCCGGCCGGGCACGACCGATTTTCCTATGACCTGGTGTCAGAAGTGCTTGGTGACAGTCTGCTACCGTATGAAGAGCTGCGTGAGCTGGCCGGTCATGAAGAGCTCAATTTGACCACCTTAGCGCTCAATCTGAGCCGCTTTGTCAACGGTGTGGCGAAAAAACATGGCCAGGTTTCTCAGGCGATGTTTCCTGGGTACGAGATCCACGCCATCACCAACGGCATTCACCCCTTGACCTGGGCATCACCCTATATGGTGGCCCTCTTCAACGATTTTATACAGGGCTGGGCTGTTCAACCGGAGTTGCTGGTGCGCGTCGACTTGATCCCGGATCTGCAGGTGTGGGAAGCGCATCAGGGCGCCAAGGCCTATCTGGCCCAGTACATCAAAGAGGTCACCGGCCAGAAACTCGAACTTGATGTTCTCACCATCGGTTTTGCCCGGCGTGTGGCCACCTACAAGCGCAATGATCTGATTTTTCATGATCTGGAGCGTCTGCTCGCCCTTGGCGAAGGGAAGTTACAACTGATTTTCTCCGGCAAATCCCATCCCCATGACGAAGAGGGGAAACGGTTGATCCAGCGCATTCACGAGATGATCAACACCCTTGAAGGTCGCATCACGGTGATTTACCTGCCCAACTACAATATGGATGTCGCTTATCGACTCATTCCGGGTGTCGACGTGTGGTTGAATACGCCGACCCGGCCGTTGGAGGCCTCCGGCACCAGCGGCATGAAAGCGGCACTGAACGGGGTGCCTAATTTCAGTGTGCTCGATGGCTGGTGGATAGAAGGCCATATCGAAGGGGTGACCGGCTGGTCGATCGGCGCGGTGTCCACAGAGTTGCATGCCAATGAGGGCAGTCGTGATGAAGACGCTCTTGATCTGTACAACAAGCTCGAATACGTGATCATGCCGTTGTATTACCAGCAACGCCAGGCCTGGATTCAGGTGATGAAAAACGCCATCGGCAAAAACGCCTATTACTTTAATACCCATGTTATGATGCGCCGTTATGTGACGGAAGCGTATCTGCAACGCTAA
- a CDS encoding cation:proton antiporter: MLEPILVIGLILFGGFVMGEVCMRLGLPKVTGYILAGLLLNPRLTPIIPGDFVEHTDLVTNISLAFITFSVGGTLLMEKIRTLGKPIVFITLFEAECAFLFVTTAFVVVTPWLGGFGEAGMVGQVVPMALLLGSLAAPTDPSATLAVVHEYHAKGEVTSTIMGVAAFDDILGIINYSLAISFAAMFVLHQPLRSDSLLEPVIKIVGSIGVGILFGWILNGLIRLIRHEKEGVLITLVFSLLALCYGVTGSVGGDELLSTMAMGIVVTNYNPQRDKVFQILERYTEELIFVLFFTLSAMHLDFSVLMANLPIILLFVLFRSLGKWTGAFLGGRLGRSSRMVQRYTVGGLLPQGGIVIGLALLIRQDAAFAEFSDILVNVIIGATIVHEIIGPIVSKTALRLAGELPKSC; this comes from the coding sequence ATGCTGGAACCCATTCTTGTCATCGGGCTAATCCTGTTCGGCGGTTTTGTTATGGGCGAGGTGTGCATGCGTCTCGGTCTGCCCAAAGTGACCGGCTATATCCTCGCCGGTTTGCTGCTTAACCCCCGTCTGACGCCGATTATTCCCGGCGATTTTGTCGAACACACCGATCTTGTCACCAACATCTCTCTGGCGTTTATCACCTTTTCCGTAGGTGGTACGCTGTTGATGGAAAAAATTCGTACCCTCGGCAAGCCGATTGTTTTCATCACGCTGTTTGAGGCGGAGTGCGCCTTTTTGTTTGTCACGACAGCTTTTGTGGTGGTGACACCGTGGCTGGGCGGCTTTGGCGAAGCCGGTATGGTTGGGCAGGTGGTGCCCATGGCACTCTTGCTGGGTTCTCTCGCCGCACCAACGGATCCGTCGGCCACACTGGCCGTTGTTCATGAATACCATGCCAAAGGGGAAGTGACCTCGACCATTATGGGCGTTGCCGCCTTTGACGATATTCTCGGCATTATCAATTACAGTCTGGCCATCTCGTTTGCGGCCATGTTTGTGCTGCATCAGCCGTTGCGCAGTGATTCCCTTCTCGAGCCGGTGATTAAGATTGTTGGTTCCATTGGGGTCGGCATCCTATTTGGCTGGATTCTCAATGGGCTGATTCGCCTGATCCGTCATGAAAAAGAAGGGGTGTTGATCACGCTGGTGTTCAGTTTGTTGGCGTTGTGTTACGGGGTGACCGGCAGTGTCGGCGGCGACGAACTGTTGTCGACCATGGCCATGGGCATTGTGGTGACGAATTACAATCCTCAGCGTGACAAAGTTTTCCAGATTCTCGAACGTTATACCGAAGAATTGATTTTCGTGCTGTTCTTCACCTTGAGTGCCATGCATCTTGATTTTTCAGTGCTCATGGCCAACCTGCCGATTATTCTCCTGTTTGTTCTGTTTCGTAGTTTGGGTAAATGGACCGGAGCGTTTCTTGGCGGCAGGCTGGGCCGATCCAGCCGCATGGTGCAACGTTATACGGTTGGTGGTCTGCTTCCACAGGGGGGGATCGTCATTGGTCTGGCGCTGTTGATTCGCCAGGATGCGGCCTTTGCCGAATTTTCCGACATTCTTGTTAACGTGATTATCGGTGCGACCATTGTTCATGAAATTATCGGTCCCATTGTTTCTAAAACAGCCCTGCGTCTCGCCGGAGAATTGCCCAAGTCTTGTTGA
- a CDS encoding glucokinase, with amino-acid sequence MILLAGDIGGTTSRFQWLDSEAPKSPSSLFYYPSKRFSSFTALLTTLLSDSGIPHVDVACFGVPGPVQGCQVTLTNLPWTIDACELQESLPVDQISLVNDFQAAALGIDALSGDRILCLHPGEFDPAGNRLVVGAGTGLGVAPVYQLEGHFYPQSSEGGHIAFAPVTAEQSRLMDWLHRERSHISYEDLLSGEGLERLYRFCHLQHTGERPYPCSAETVHELAELGDEDAIAALRMFVHIYGQFIGDVALIWPARAGIYIAGGIAGKIVRWMTQEDFTSYFLAKESMNGVVEKMPVYLVKDELLGLKGAMRSARRLAGLEIEGEV; translated from the coding sequence ATGATTTTGTTGGCAGGCGATATTGGGGGGACCACATCTCGTTTTCAATGGCTGGACAGTGAGGCTCCGAAGTCTCCGTCCTCGTTGTTCTACTATCCGAGCAAACGCTTTTCCTCATTTACGGCACTCTTGACCACGTTGTTGTCTGACAGTGGCATCCCACACGTGGATGTGGCCTGTTTTGGCGTGCCCGGTCCGGTTCAGGGCTGTCAGGTCACCTTGACCAATCTACCGTGGACCATTGATGCCTGTGAGCTTCAGGAGAGCTTGCCGGTTGATCAGATTTCTCTGGTCAATGATTTTCAGGCGGCGGCCTTGGGGATTGATGCGTTGAGTGGCGATAGAATTCTCTGCCTGCATCCCGGCGAGTTTGATCCGGCGGGCAATCGGCTTGTGGTCGGTGCCGGGACCGGTTTGGGCGTGGCCCCGGTTTATCAGCTTGAAGGCCATTTCTACCCGCAATCGTCGGAAGGGGGGCATATTGCTTTTGCTCCGGTGACCGCCGAACAGTCGCGACTCATGGATTGGCTGCATCGGGAACGTAGTCATATCTCTTACGAAGATCTGTTGTCCGGTGAAGGGTTGGAGCGGCTGTACCGGTTTTGTCATCTGCAACATACGGGTGAACGCCCCTATCCCTGCTCTGCTGAGACTGTTCATGAACTGGCGGAGCTCGGTGATGAGGACGCTATTGCCGCTTTGCGGATGTTTGTTCATATTTACGGTCAGTTTATCGGCGATGTTGCCTTGATCTGGCCGGCACGGGCCGGGATTTATATCGCCGGCGGCATTGCCGGAAAAATTGTCCGCTGGATGACACAGGAAGATTTTACCAGCTATTTTCTGGCCAAAGAATCGATGAACGGTGTGGTTGAAAAAATGCCTGTTTACCTGGTCAAAGATGAGTTGCTCGGCCTCAAAGGGGCGATGCGGTCTGCCCGGCGGTTGGCCGGGCTGGAGATTGAAGGAGAGGTATGA
- the malQ gene encoding 4-alpha-glucanotransferase encodes MTRTAGVLLHPTSLPGGTLDHEVIRFLDWMSDAGLRLWQMLPLGVPHDDRSPYQSLSCHALNPALLPAEQEVIDAAEYRRFADEQQWWLDDYAFFVVLRGLFNKQSWSEWPEPLRFRDTHALAAIRERHHNELEALKKEQYRLFLRWEHVREAAHQRGITLFGDVPIAVAYDSVDVWANPELFKLDENLQPTVVAGVPPDYFSETGQRWGNPHYHWQLMERNGFHWWRQRIAMALTKVDLLRIDHFRGLEALWEIPAAAETAIDGTWVKTPGRALLETLRQDFPHMPFVAEDLGVITEDVIALRDDFDLPGLSVLQFGFDGMAGNPHRIDNQVENSVVYTGTHDNNTTLGWFESLDEKLQQQVVTELPTDAGDMPWPVIVAALQSPAERAMVPMQDWLGLNEQHRLNTPGTVEGNWNWHFGWDQVAPTLAATIRDWLNRCDRL; translated from the coding sequence ATGACCCGAACAGCCGGGGTGCTGTTGCATCCGACATCATTACCTGGGGGAACGCTTGATCATGAGGTGATCCGTTTTCTTGATTGGATGAGTGACGCAGGACTAAGGCTGTGGCAGATGTTACCGCTGGGCGTGCCTCACGATGATCGCTCACCGTACCAGTCGTTGTCCTGTCATGCCTTGAATCCGGCATTGCTGCCAGCCGAGCAGGAGGTGATCGACGCTGCGGAGTATCGACGCTTTGCCGATGAGCAGCAGTGGTGGCTCGATGATTATGCTTTTTTTGTTGTGTTGCGTGGTTTGTTCAATAAACAGAGTTGGTCGGAGTGGCCGGAGCCGTTGCGCTTTCGTGATACGCACGCGCTGGCGGCGATCCGTGAGCGTCACCACAACGAACTTGAGGCACTGAAAAAAGAGCAGTACCGCCTTTTTTTACGTTGGGAGCACGTGCGTGAAGCCGCTCATCAGCGCGGCATTACCCTGTTTGGCGATGTGCCGATCGCCGTGGCTTATGACAGCGTCGATGTCTGGGCGAACCCCGAGTTGTTTAAGCTGGATGAAAATCTGCAGCCGACCGTGGTTGCCGGGGTGCCGCCCGATTATTTCTCCGAAACCGGCCAACGCTGGGGCAACCCTCACTATCACTGGCAACTCATGGAGCGAAACGGTTTTCACTGGTGGCGACAGCGTATTGCCATGGCCTTGACCAAGGTGGATTTGTTGCGGATTGATCATTTTCGTGGCCTCGAAGCCTTGTGGGAGATTCCCGCTGCGGCAGAAACCGCCATTGACGGCACCTGGGTGAAAACGCCGGGGCGTGCTTTGCTGGAGACGTTGCGCCAAGACTTTCCCCACATGCCGTTTGTTGCCGAAGATCTCGGTGTGATCACCGAAGATGTGATAGCGTTGCGGGATGATTTTGACTTGCCCGGCCTGTCTGTTCTACAGTTTGGCTTTGACGGCATGGCGGGCAATCCGCACCGTATTGATAATCAGGTTGAAAATTCCGTAGTTTACACCGGAACCCATGATAACAATACCACGCTGGGCTGGTTTGAGTCTCTGGATGAGAAGCTGCAACAACAGGTGGTAACTGAGCTGCCCACAGATGCCGGAGACATGCCGTGGCCGGTCATTGTTGCGGCGTTGCAGTCCCCGGCCGAACGTGCCATGGTGCCGATGCAGGATTGGTTGGGATTAAATGAACAGCACCGCCTTAACACGCCGGGCACTGTTGAAGGTAATTGGAACTGGCATTTTGGCTGGGACCAGGTTGCGCCCACTTTGGCGGCGACGATTCGGGACTGGCTGAATCGCTGTGACCGTTTATAA
- the glgC gene encoding glucose-1-phosphate adenylyltransferase → MKKFDTVSELTRNTLALVLAGGEGSRLKDLTQWRAKPAVPFGGKYRIIDFVLSNCVNSDIRRIGVLTQYKSHSLIRHIQRAWSFMRYEVGEFVELLPAQQRLGKEWYQGTANALYQNLDILRRHNPAYVLVLGGDHIYAMDYRDMIATHAESGADVTVGCVEVPRMEATGFGVMSVNKDLRVTRFTEKPADPEAIPGKPDKALASMGIYIFSPQFLFDKLIEDHDDPHSSKDFGKDIIPSLMANSHVQAYPFVDDHGEPGYWRDVGTLASYWNANMDLCSITPELNLYNENWPIWTYQAQMPPAKFAFDDEGRRGAAIDSMVSAGCILSGSRVKRSVVFSGCFLHSYSFIKDSVILPHVDIGRDCRITKAIIDKSCVIPPGTVIGEDRAEDEKRFYVDENGIVLVTPDMLGQHLHMVR, encoded by the coding sequence ATGAAAAAGTTTGATACAGTTTCTGAATTGACGCGTAATACACTGGCTCTGGTTTTGGCTGGAGGTGAGGGGAGTCGGCTCAAAGATCTCACCCAGTGGCGAGCCAAGCCGGCGGTGCCGTTTGGCGGCAAATACCGCATTATCGACTTTGTTCTGTCCAACTGCGTCAATTCCGACATCCGGCGCATTGGCGTTTTGACTCAGTATAAATCCCATTCCCTGATCCGCCATATTCAACGGGCGTGGAGCTTTATGCGTTACGAAGTCGGCGAATTTGTTGAATTGCTCCCTGCCCAGCAGCGATTGGGCAAAGAGTGGTATCAGGGCACGGCCAATGCTCTGTATCAAAATCTGGATATCCTGCGCCGTCACAATCCCGCATATGTGCTGGTGCTGGGCGGTGATCATATTTATGCCATGGATTATCGCGACATGATCGCCACCCATGCTGAATCGGGGGCCGATGTGACGGTTGGTTGTGTAGAAGTGCCGCGTATGGAGGCCACCGGATTTGGCGTCATGTCGGTGAATAAGGACCTCCGGGTGACCCGTTTTACTGAAAAACCGGCTGATCCCGAAGCGATTCCCGGTAAACCGGACAAGGCTCTGGCGTCCATGGGCATCTATATTTTTTCGCCGCAGTTTTTGTTCGATAAGTTGATTGAAGATCATGACGATCCGCACTCGTCGAAAGATTTTGGCAAAGACATTATTCCGTCACTGATGGCCAACAGCCATGTGCAGGCATATCCGTTTGTCGATGATCACGGTGAACCGGGTTACTGGCGGGATGTCGGGACCTTGGCCTCCTATTGGAACGCTAATATGGATCTGTGTTCCATCACACCGGAATTGAACCTTTACAATGAAAACTGGCCGATCTGGACCTATCAGGCGCAGATGCCACCAGCGAAATTCGCTTTTGACGACGAGGGGCGGCGTGGGGCTGCGATTGATTCCATGGTGTCTGCCGGATGCATTCTGTCCGGTTCGCGGGTCAAGCGCTCCGTCGTGTTCAGCGGCTGTTTTCTGCATAGCTATTCGTTTATCAAGGACAGTGTTATCCTGCCCCATGTCGATATCGGTCGCGATTGTCGCATCACCAAAGCTATTATTGACAAGTCGTGTGTCATTCCACCGGGCACCGTCATTGGTGAAGATCGCGCTGAGGATGAAAAGCGCTTTTATGTTGATGAAAACGGCATCGTGCTGGTGACGCCGGATATGCTTGGTCAACATCTGCACATGGTGCGTTAA